The genomic stretch AAAGGGTGTACCTCGCTAAGTAAGACAAGACGATAAGAATAGTTGTCGCAATATGATGTCCCATCGAAACACCAAAGTCAGAACGTCTTGTCTCCCAATAAATAAGTGCAAATATCGAATATGAATAAAATCCAGCAACATACATATACAGCCCTTTCAACTTCAACCTGCACAGAAACAGTGAAAAGGATTACACACGTACAGATTTTGAACTTTATGcatacaacaacatcagagccttaatcccaaaatgatttggggtcggcagacatgaatcatcctttagaaccgtccatgggtgaacgcacctcaaaaagcgaaaaaaatagcaaaggaaaagtgaaaaacaaaaggggagtaaacataatacaaaagtaaGGTAAACTtgtaggttttaaaatcgaagttcggatttcttttaaaaaaacttaaaatttaaatcgagaataaagaatCAAAATGATTTTGAACTTTAtgcataacaataaaaaaaaagtcTCCAATATCTTACTTCATTTGCTGATCAGGCCAGACCTGATCTCCAGGACCTTGCCAAAAGTATTTTGTGTTTGTGAACCAAGGTTCATTATAAGTTACTATAAGAGCAAGAATTTCTGCTGATAGATAATATACACATTTCCATGCTGATTCCTTAAACTTTCTAAGCTTCTTTTTCTTGTCAACCTCAGAATCTTTCGACAGACCATTTTTTCCAAATATCAATCTCTTTCCTATTTTCTGCAGCAAAAAAGTAAATGTACATATAGTTCATCAGAATTAAGAATGCGCATTATACTGGCGGCAGTTCTACTCAAGGTAAATTTAACAGTCATTCGATGCAATATTGATTGAGGGTCAACCAGATACAGCCTTCTATGTTAACATGAGGGTGAGTTTGCTAACATCTGATTCCTCCCTACCCTGCTGTTTAGTCATGCCGTCCATCTAACAGACGATAAACGTAACCGCATTGTTGAACATAAATACATTAATAAAAAGACCAAAAACATTAAAAAGCTGTTCTAGAGAGTCCAACAACTAAATATCCAAAGAAGAATCTGATTCCTAGAATGAGGGGGGACTAGAGGACTCTTTAAAGTCCCCAACTCCTTAGTCCTACAGAAGTTTGACAGATGTAAATCATAAAATGCTACACTTCGGCATTGTTATTCCGTCAACAATTAAAAAGTTGAAAGTTGGAATTCCAAAATTGTAATTCGGAATCGCAGCAAAACAAGAACTTTTCACCCTGATAGCTACAACAATTACTAAGCTAGAAATCATTAATGAAGCAGGAACACTCCATTCTCCAACAAGCACATGAATGTAATTTAAGTCCAACAAGGAAAGTACAAAACATAACATTTATATACATTAGCAAAAAGTCCCAAGTAGCCGAAGTAGGTCAACCAAAATCCCTCAAACAAGATCCACAACAATACAACTTCCCATTCTCGACCCGATTACGCAATCATTAACCAAATACCTCAAGTACACCATCACCAAACAACTCAACCCTATTAAAATTGCACCCTAAAACTAGCTACACATCCATTCGCGACCCGATTACGCAATCATTAACCAAACACCACAAGTACATCATCACCAAACAACTAAATCCTATCAAATTCCACCTATAACTAGCTAAACATTCAATTTATCCATAAAAATTCAATCTTTAACTTCTAACAACATGAATCCAATCACTAATTACCATTATTGTTAACAAAACATCATTAAAACATCAATAGTACACAATTCAACTACAATTACAACAATATCAAATCAAATAACTTCAAACATTAAATTTCAACAACAATATCTGGCATAAATGATCAAAATTCGAACTTTAAATTACCCACAAATCAAATTAATGATAAATCAATAAATACCAAGAATAATGGGAAGTTAGAAATAACCTCAAACACAAATCTATCCAAGAAGAAACGAACAGAAgggaagaaaagagcaaaaaagggaAGAGCAATGAAATCCTGAGAATTAGGGTAAGATTCTTGTTGCCAATCAATTGAATGCAACAAATCGATGAAACCCATGTTGGGATTTTATGACCCAACAGTTTAAAttgattgaaaaatcaaattaaTTGAGGTAAAAGTCTGaattaaagagaagaagaagaagatgacatGAAAGTCTTGGTTTGTTGTCTTTTGGGTTTGTGTTTAGGAATAATGTTGGCCATGTGATGTGCTTGGAGCCTTGGATTATGAATAGATTTGACTAGAATAATATTTTATTAGGATTAGGATTGGTGTAGGTGTGTTTGTGGGTGACTTTGTAAAAGTTCATAAAAGTTTTTTGAGCTTTCTAGTCTTGCACATGAGCACATCCTAGTTAGAGTAGTTTAGCAATTctgtgacggcgatatccgtcacaagtttatgACGGGTACCGTTTTCTCTTATAAAATACCTATTGAGAGGTGAGTGAAAAGCACATGGAGGGTGTCCCACCTTattccctctccctttttgtaagAGGTCACAAGCTGAGAGTAGTTATGGAGGACCATAATCAAGTTTATTTGTTTATGTTTGATTAAGGATTTTGAGTGACTATTTAGCAGATTATTATTAGTAGAATTATAAATTGGTTGAGCAGATTATAAATAAAGGATTAGATTGACAGGTTTGGTTATtatatttcaattagcagatttaaTAGAAATGTTTAGTATTGGTGGGTTTAGATTAATAGATTGTTATATCTATGCGTAAATGGTTGacatattcatttgtttacaatCTCCTGAAGTGAACATCATGTTGGAAAATAGTAAATTGAAACTCAATCTACTATctcaatatgtcatttaccaaacacaTAAATTAGTAAATTAGTGAGTTAAACATGGTAAAAGTCTTCAATATGCTAAAAATTTATCAATCTGTTATTTACCAAACACCCCTAAGTACGATTAGGCTGTTAATTCATTGAATGAGTTTGTTCTAGGTAGACAACagttttacacaaattctcatttaagacggaggTATTTGTCGTAACTTTAAAACGTGTCAAATATCTCAAGTAGGATAAAAGCAAAATGTTTAGGAAATAACAAAATATTTATCATATCTATACAAGTGGGTtactatttgacccgttttaacgTTAAggcggatatatccgtcttaagagaAATTAGTTGATTTTATATGAGTTTAGAATAAAATTCAATAATCGGGTTTAGATGGAAGTTATTAAGCTCATTTATTAAGCCCATCGACCACAAAACGACATTGGGGTTGGGGTAGAGGGAAGGGAATATCTAAGCGAGGCAGAAGAACTGGATGTTGTCAAGTTTCTACGGTCTTATCCCTCTGGTTTTTTTTACCTCGATATAATTTACTATGGTTAGATTGACCCCAAAAGCAGTATAGATTAACACGGAGGAGAAGGTTGTTTATGAAATCGAATCTAAGGGTTAGGATGAATAAATTAATACTGATGAGTCGAGGGAAGAGGTTGCCAGTGACGATAGTTTTGGGGGAGAGGGAGGGTGGTCGCGGTTAGTACAACGTCGCCGGTGCCCCTTCCCTCTCTATTGCCTCAATTGTAGAGAGTGCCAAAATTCgggaattttttttaaaaaaattgtataTGATTTAGTTTAAAGGAACTATAAGAAGCGATTTTGATGCTGACAGGGTTTGAACTTAGATCATGCGTACCATTGTTTATGACTTTAACAACTAATCTAGTTGACATTTGCACGAAAGAACAAATTTGTAGAGTTATCGAGTTAGATTTATAGTTCAACTAAcattaattaaactttaattacaTTTGTAAAGGAACTCAGTAATTTTAAAGAGCTCAACATAAACATTCTAGTTTTCTATACAACCGGTTATAAAATCCATTAATTATACTCTctttgttctaatcattttttAGCTATTCTATTTTTAGAGTTCATATTTATTTACCTATTTATATTAGATGTATTTCTAACACAATGGTATGTTACTTAGTCCGTCTCTAGATATAGATGGATAGTTgccgtttataatgagattttgtgacgaaaaatccaaaaaccacTTCCCAAAAGTCCAAAATATTAACTTGTCATTAGCCATATTAGGAATCTAGGATAGTGCTGGGTTGCTACTAGAGTACTAGCCTATGACCAAAAGTCCAAAACAATCTTTCCCAATGTCCCAAACATACCCGCTGAAACACGCCTAAGGGCGAATGTTGCCCATATTCATATGGGCTTTAGCCCAATGTATTCTTGCAACTAGGGCTGTTCACTTAGTGGTCCGGACCAAAGATcaaaccggaccggaccatttggtccggaccagaccggaccgaattttgtttggtccggtccacggtccacttatttactctactttggtcttcggtccggttcTAGACCAACCCGAATAAACCGCGGACCGGACCATGAACCAAAGTTATGTAATGAAAAAAATTTTAaatttgtaatattattgattttattttctactttacacgtattataagatgtgtaattatgtagttaaatctagtaagaaaataatgtttattttgatcattacgaagttctagttttatatgctaaaacatgtcaatgacaataatatttggtcccctttggtccatttggtccggtccggtccggttcaCGTGTTTTTATGGTCCAGACCGGATCagaccaatattaatatggtctagtcctcggtccacctcttaaccctgatttggtcttcggtccagagAATTTGGTCCGATCCGGTCCTATCCTGGACCAATGAACACCCCTACTTGCAGCAGGTTTTTGCTTAGGACGAGTCTAGGTACAGAGTTGATGATCCATATGGCTGGCCTTCTTGGGGTCGTTTTGTGCGTGATTTTGGATGAATTAAGTCGTGACTGACACTCGTAGGGGTGctaacgagccgagccgagcccgagcttggccttgctcggcttgtgctcaagaactAAAACTCGatctcgagccgatctcgagcttacccgagcttgtAGAAAATGTGCTCGATATCAAGtttgcgagctttaacgcgagctcgagccaaactcgagctcaaatcgagcctatatataatggttaattttttaattttttttcttccgATACTTTCAATAACAAGGCTCGAAAtttaaatgtaaaatatttgacaAATCAGTGAGACATTTGATATACGTGATACAaagatataatcatgataaaatatttttataaaatatgagcaatatcttatataatcacacaagttcgagccgctcacgagcttttcgagccgagccatcgtttgctcggcttgactcgttaagctctcgagccgagtccgagctcgagccgatctcgcacgagccgagctttgGCCGAGCTTTtgccgagccgatctcgagttgcTTGCGAGCTGTCTtgtctcattaacacccctatGACTGAGACATTAATGAAATTTGGGAAAAACTAATTACTTTCTTGATCCGTTTGTTGTTATTGATGATAAATTTGAAGTTTAGATTAACTTAAAGCCACTAGGCTAAATTAAACTAATGAATTAAATTATCGAATTTGAGATGGACAGGAAATTTTGAGTAGTTTAGATAAAAATGACTAGGTAAATTATTAtggattcaattttttttttagtcGATCTATTACGGAGTAATCTTGCTATGAATCCATCTATTAATCGCATGCATGCATTTCTCATGCAGGGGCGGATGCAGGAATTTAGGTTTGGGgtggcacaattttttttttttttgccgtagTTCTAATATTATTTTTGTTGGGAAAAACTCGTATTTCCCTCTTTGTGTAATTAcgggaaaaataaataaagtgagtaAATTAAATTGAGACAAAGACACAATAGAATTTTTGGTTACGCGGAAAAACCCAAATAGGTAAACAACCGCGGGACGAGTGTCCAATTCTTCCACTATAATATTTGTAGTAGGATTACAAGTCGTCACCTTAATAAGGTGGATATCTCTCACTATTAATAGTGGCTCTCTTCTCTTACAAAACTCtcacaataataatactaattattGTGGAATAGTAATatatgttttgttgttgtgattgaTGATGTGAACTTTCTAATGCTACGTATTTATAGGTGATCATAGTAGAGTAACCTATGCTTCCTTAAAAGCTCAAATGAATGTTATTTCTCATACATTCATTCAACTAAGGAGTTTTACGTATGTGAGAATGAACGCATGTAGCTTGTTCATTCAATAGAGAAGTTTCATAGCATAGAAACATCTTGTATTTACTTCATGTGTTAATTCCCTCAATTAAAGAGAGAATAACCCAACAAATCTCCCCCTTCTCGACTTAATTGGAGGGCATCACCACACCGGAACCATCGCAACAATCATCAAACTTCTTTGTTGATATGGTCTTGGTCATCATGTCGGACCAATTGTCATCAGTGTGAACTTTATCAAGTTGAAGCTTCTTTTCTTCTAACACATCTCGAATCCAATGATATCGAACATCGATGTGTTTGGATCTCGAATGGTAGGCTGGATTTTTAGCTAAATGAATAGCACTTTGATTATCACAAAGTAGAACATATTCTTCTTGCTTTTGACCAAGTTCTAGCAAGAAATTCTTCAACCATAACATTTCCTTACAAGCTTCGGCGGCTGCAATATACTCGGCCTCGGTAGTTGACAACGCAACACATTTTTGCAGTTTAGACTGCCAAGATACAGCTCCCCCTGCAAAAGTAGTCAAATAACCTGATGTCGATTTTCTGGAGTCGACATCGCCTGCCATGTCTGCATCACAATAACCTTTTAGCAAAGGTTCGCCTTTTCCAAAACATAAGCATCTATTGCTCGTTCCCCGGAGATATCTAAATATCAATTTCACAGCGGACCAATGTTCCTTTCCGGGATTAGATAAATGGCGACTAACTACTCCGACTGCATAAGCAATGTCGGGTCTtgtacatatcatggcatacattaaACTGCCAACAGCGGAAGAATAAGGGACATTCTGCATCTCGAGCCTTTCATTCTCACTAACTGGACTTTGCTTCTTACTGAGTTTGATATGTCCAGGAAGTGGCATACTAACC from Silene latifolia isolate original U9 population chromosome 2, ASM4854445v1, whole genome shotgun sequence encodes the following:
- the LOC141643996 gene encoding ceramide synthase 1 LOH3-like; the protein is MGFIDLLHSIDWQQESYPNSQDFIALPFFALFFPSVRFFLDRFVFEKIGKRLIFGKNGLSKDSEVDKKKKLRKFKESAWKCVYYLSAEILALIVTYNEPWFTNTKYFWQGPGDQVWPDQQMKLKLKGLYMYVAGFYSYSIFALIYWETRRSDFGVSMGHHIATTILIVLSYLARFSRVGSIVLALHDASDVFLEVGKMSKYSGAEAIASFSFILFVISWVVLRLTYYPLWILWSTSYEVILTLDKEKHPVEGPVYYYLFNTLLYCLLVLHIYWAVLMFRMLWKQIQARGQLSDDVRSDSEGEDEHED